One window of Alteriqipengyuania lutimaris genomic DNA carries:
- a CDS encoding NAD kinase: MAGQPPYEKLALAISNTALAQDTARVLEDAHDWVAQDEADAVIALGGDGFMLQTLHRMLDSGNVLPVYGVNRGTMGFLMNKHRPKGALIDRVNKSRAVGISPLRMEAVTQDGHTRVECALNEVSLLRETRQTAKIEIMVDGKTRIEELVADGVLVATPAGSTAYNLSANGPILPLDSQLLALTPISAFRPRRWRGAILPDRARVTFRINEPAKRPVAAVADQKEVRDVAEVHVEIARDSELTLLFDKGHSLDDRIVAEQFMG; encoded by the coding sequence ATGGCCGGGCAACCGCCCTATGAAAAACTGGCGCTGGCCATATCGAATACCGCGCTGGCGCAGGATACGGCGCGCGTGTTGGAGGATGCGCACGACTGGGTTGCGCAGGACGAGGCGGATGCGGTGATCGCGCTGGGCGGCGACGGCTTCATGCTGCAGACGCTCCACCGCATGCTCGACAGTGGCAACGTCCTGCCCGTCTACGGCGTCAACCGCGGTACGATGGGCTTCCTGATGAACAAGCACCGCCCCAAGGGCGCGCTGATCGACCGGGTCAACAAAAGCCGCGCGGTGGGCATTTCGCCGTTGCGGATGGAGGCGGTGACGCAGGACGGGCACACGCGCGTCGAGTGCGCATTGAACGAAGTCTCGCTGCTGCGCGAGACGCGCCAGACCGCCAAGATCGAGATCATGGTCGACGGCAAGACCCGAATCGAGGAACTGGTGGCGGACGGCGTGCTGGTCGCCACGCCCGCAGGCTCCACCGCCTACAACCTCTCTGCCAACGGCCCGATCCTGCCACTCGATTCGCAGCTGCTGGCGCTCACGCCGATAAGCGCCTTCCGCCCCCGGCGCTGGCGCGGCGCGATCCTGCCCGACCGCGCGCGCGTCACCTTCCGCATCAACGAGCCCGCAAAACGCCCCGTCGCCGCGGTGGCCGACCAGAAGGAAGTGCGCGACGTGGCCGAGGTGCACGTGGAGATCGCGCGCGATTCCGAGCTGACATTGCTGTTCGACAAGGGCCACTCGCTCGACGACCGGATCGTAGCCGAACAATTCATGGGCTGA
- a CDS encoding EAL domain-containing protein, producing the protein MHASGDHDLLTGLASAAQARATLGEWLGREKTRVHALLLVLGRFDSVNLAHGAVAGDFALTEVARRISHFAEDEFEGGQWFAARLDGGKFLLATREPASRERWQFLAEALADGIAQPLAGTAIGIPQLWPHIALIRALSGDDPASVLGRLGDAQVGLKGEPGRRIVWIDRDEAPAGLDGAQVEAELRRALDQNAVSLHFQPQFRLSDDALIGAEALVRWEQPLLGSVGGEALLRIAARADLTTQLTRRVMGASLKAVLAWPTGLKCSINITAADLAVARFPREMLDMVGDLGVDPARVTLEITEQALLGDLDLAARSLGRLRDAGMSIALDDFGAGFCNFGYLKYLPLDILKLDRLMLDGVRENARDRAVLRGVVAMARALDLQVLAEGVEHEAQRQIALEEGCTAYQGFLRAKPMAQAEFLDLARKG; encoded by the coding sequence ATGCATGCCTCCGGCGACCATGATCTGCTGACCGGCCTTGCGAGCGCCGCGCAGGCGCGCGCGACGCTGGGCGAGTGGCTGGGGCGCGAGAAAACCCGCGTCCATGCGCTGCTGCTCGTGCTCGGCCGGTTCGACAGCGTCAACCTGGCGCACGGCGCGGTGGCGGGCGATTTCGCGCTGACCGAGGTGGCGCGGCGGATCAGCCATTTCGCGGAAGACGAGTTCGAGGGCGGGCAATGGTTCGCCGCGCGGCTCGACGGGGGCAAGTTCCTGCTCGCCACGCGCGAACCCGCGAGCCGCGAGCGGTGGCAGTTCCTCGCCGAAGCGCTGGCCGACGGGATCGCCCAGCCGCTCGCGGGGACGGCGATCGGCATACCGCAGCTCTGGCCGCATATTGCGCTGATCCGCGCGCTTTCGGGCGACGATCCGGCGAGCGTGCTGGGCCGCCTCGGCGATGCGCAGGTCGGCCTCAAGGGAGAGCCGGGGCGCAGGATCGTGTGGATCGACCGCGACGAGGCTCCCGCCGGGCTCGACGGAGCCCAGGTCGAGGCGGAACTGCGCCGCGCGCTCGACCAAAATGCCGTCTCGCTCCATTTCCAGCCCCAGTTCCGCCTGTCGGACGATGCACTGATCGGGGCCGAGGCACTGGTCCGGTGGGAACAGCCGCTGCTCGGCTCGGTCGGCGGCGAAGCGCTGCTGAGGATCGCGGCGCGCGCCGACCTCACCACGCAGCTGACGCGGCGGGTGATGGGTGCTTCGCTGAAAGCGGTTCTTGCCTGGCCGACGGGCCTGAAATGCTCGATCAACATCACCGCCGCCGATCTGGCGGTGGCGCGTTTCCCACGGGAAATGCTCGACATGGTCGGCGATCTTGGAGTCGATCCCGCGCGGGTGACGCTCGAAATCACCGAGCAGGCGTTGCTGGGCGATCTGGACCTTGCCGCGCGCTCGCTCGGCAGGTTGCGCGATGCGGGCATGTCCATCGCGCTTGACGATTTCGGCGCGGGCTTCTGCAATTTCGGCTATCTCAAATACCTGCCGCTCGACATCCTCAAGCTCGACCGGCTGATGCTCGACGGCGTGCGCGAGAACGCGCGCGACCGGGCGGTGCTGCGCGGGGTGGTGGCGATGGCCCGTGCGCTCGACCTGCAAGTGCTGGCCGAGGGGGTCGAGCACGAGGCGCAGCGGCAGATCGCGCTGGAAGAAGGCTGCACCGCCTATCAGGGCTTCCTGCGTGCCAAGCCGATGGCGCAGGCGGAATTCCTGGACCTGGCCCGAAAAGGCTGA